The Bradyrhizobium sp. CCBAU 051011 DNA segment CGCTGGACCGCTGACGGTCAGCGGCTCGGCCAATTCGCTTTCGCCGCTGCGATGGGCGGCGAGCCTGGCACTAAAGCATGATGACGTTTCTTCGAATCGTCATCCCGCTTTATCTTTTGTTTTGAGCATGATCTCTTCGGAAAACCGCTGCACACTTTTCCGGACCATGCTCTAGCGGGGATCAATCCTTTAATTCGCCGAAAATTGCGGTCCAGGTTCGGTAAACGGAGTTCGAATATATCAGTTACATTGCGCGCCGCCGCGCTAGGCCAATTCCAACAATTCTTCGGTAAAGCTGATCCACCTTCGAGTGAATCACATCGAGCAAGGGCCAGGGGTGGACATGTTGGCAGCGAATCGCCGCGCAAGCGTACGTCGTGCGTGCAGAAATTTTGCAAAAATACAGTTCGCGACCGGCGGATTGCCGCGCGACTGCATGATTACGGACATGTCAGATGGCGGCGTGAAGATCATCGCCGAATACCCCGAAATCCCGTCCGAATTCACGGTGATTTTCTCGGAAGGCCGGCCGCGTGCATGCCGGCTGGCCTGGCGGATCGGCTGCGAGCTCGGCGCGCAATTCCTCGACTAGACTGCCCGGCAGCGCCGGTTCGGGGCGGCGGGCCACGAGGGGCCCGCAATGGTCATTGATTACCGCCAAGGCGCGCGGATTTAACCCGAATTTAGGGTTAAGCTGGGAACACTGCTGGACAGTTCCCGCCGTGAGTCCCGCTACATGGTCCAGAAGTCATCCCATCCGCCCCGCGTTGCGCGGCATC contains these protein-coding regions:
- a CDS encoding PilZ domain-containing protein — translated: MLAANRRASVRRACRNFAKIQFATGGLPRDCMITDMSDGGVKIIAEYPEIPSEFTVIFSEGRPRACRLAWRIGCELGAQFLD